A single Triticum dicoccoides isolate Atlit2015 ecotype Zavitan chromosome 2A, WEW_v2.0, whole genome shotgun sequence DNA region contains:
- the LOC119354667 gene encoding uncharacterized protein LOC119354667 isoform X2 has translation MWGLLKYMWNLQLLPPSRCVSHLTKIRAQISVWAHQVLVEISEGRLHAGLWRSVELSNISLRENHGRHLVDLMSMLDIAVASLGVKDRYVEYNAVRTNILVLIGLFSCSLKRTLSTIKYLYKAGGKVLLVTSPPVC, from the exons ATGTGGGGTCTGTTGAAGTATATGTGGAACCtacagttactccctccgtccaggtgtgtaagtcatcttacgaaaatcag GGCTCAAATTTCAGTATGGGCCCACCAAGTACTAGTTGAGATTTCAGAAGGAAGGCTTCATGCAGGTTTGTGGCGTTCAGTTGAGCTCAGCAACATCTCGCTGCGCGAGAATCATGGTCGCCATTTGGTGGATCTTATGAGTATGCTGGACATAGCTGTTGCATCTCTG GGAGTCAAAGACCGTTATGTAGAGTACAATGCTGTCAG GACAAATATTCTTGTGTTGATAG GATTATTTAGTTGCTCACTGAAAAGGACACTGTCAACTATCAAATACCTGTACAAAGCAGGAGGGAAAGTTCTTCTAGTTACCAGTCCCCCAGTCTGTTAA
- the LOC119354667 gene encoding uncharacterized protein LOC119354667 isoform X1: MTGVNQKPHPRRKSRKVQQPKNSPKEKLMKEPAGQDTDERSDLQVGSVVDPVLPSAKFEPEPPTVPLLTGDSAWLYAARGLDLSSGTLPENLCTGGVVTSYIIEQVPKEQSPDTLCQGSFKFQHDNGGTDSIRCSFKFAKSVIHAMELYSAAIRVSSPGLGKIYFTTYCVPLACYIVVYEPLLHYDDLHHNKKAEDSICNSNKIIKKRWLANIRNIYEGLDLLHSLRISHPLTNKVFSYMWCKTEDGSIGSVKLIGANGSMQTMTKHNNTVSRERDERAGVLHFLEKLRIAECPDYPSFRWLVENSVSAKAILGHPLLTKSDEAIVDVYYWLHESVLSLDGNQRSMLQNDLNAKFPTLANTWRNTVKSSTAFVGVKVAKYYDDLLDLLCFVRNYIEHKRDEALYIYSRVNHKNIVVELSKAFPTFLAWVYTYIKLF; encoded by the exons ATGACAGGGGTAAATCAGAAACCACACCCTAGGAGAAAATCAAGAAAGGTTCAACAGCCAAAGAATTCACCCAAGGAAAAGCTAATGAAAGAGCCCGCTGGTCAAGACACTGATGAACGGAGTGATCTTCAAGTGGGAAGTGTTGTAGATCCTGTTCTACCCAGTGCTAAATTTGAACCTGAACCTCCTACTGTTCCATTGTTAACTG GAGACAGTGCATGGCTGTATGCGGCTCGTGGTCTTGACCTTTCTTCTGGCACTCTGCCTGAG AATTTGTGCACCGGAGGCGTTGTAACTTCATATATTATTGAGCAAGTTCCCAAAGAACAATCACCAGACACTTTATGTCAAGGGTCTtttaagtttcaacatgataatggTGGAACTGATTCTATTAGGTGCTCATTCAAATTTGCGAAGTCTGTAATTCACGCAATGGAATTATACTCTGCAGCAATTCGTGTCTCAAGTCCAGGTCTTGGAAAGATATATTTCACTACATATTGTGTTCCTTTGGCTTGCTATATCGTGGTGTATGAACCGTTGTTACATTATGATGATCTTCATCATAACAAAAAAGCAGAAGATTCAATCTGTAATTCCAATAAAATTATAAAAAAGAGGTGGCTAGCTAACATAAG GAATATTTATGAGGGCCTCGATTTACTTCACTCATTGCGCATAAGTCATCCTTTGACAAATAAGGTGTTTAGTTACATGTGGTGCAAGACAGAGGACGGATCTATTGGATCTGTAAAGTTAATAGGTGCAAATGGAAGCATGCAAACAATGACCAAACACAATAATACAGTGAGTAGAGAGCGAGATGAACGTGCGGGTGTTTTACATTTCCTTGAGAAACTTCGTATTGCGGAGTGCCCTGATTATCCGTCATTCAGATGGCTTGTTGAAAACAG TGTTTCTGCTAAAGCGATTCTGGGGCATCCACTGCTTACTAAATCAGACGAGGCCATAGTTGATGTATATTACTGGTTACACGAGTCCGTGTTAAGCCTAGATGGAAATCAACGCAGTATGTTGCAGAATGATCTGAATGCCAAATTCCCTACTTTAGCAAATACTTGGAGAAACACAGTGAAGTCAAGTACTGCTTTTGTGGGAGTGAAAGTTGCTAAGTACTATGATGATCTCTTGGATCTACTGTGCTTTGTCAGGAATTATATTGAACACAAGCGTGACGAAGCGTTATACATTTATTCACGT GTGAACCATAAGAACATTGTCGTCGAATTATCAAAGGCATTCCCGACATTCTTGGCCTGGGTTTACACCTATATTAAACTTTTTTGA